In Capsicum annuum cultivar UCD-10X-F1 chromosome 8, UCD10Xv1.1, whole genome shotgun sequence, the genomic window AAAATACTTAGTAAACCTGCCCACCAGCAAAAGGAACAGAACTCACTGATTCTTCCTCCTTTTTTTAATGACCAACGGATGCAGATAACCAGAATAGATACCAACAGACATTGAAATTCACCATTCACCATATCCATTCATCATTAAGATTCATTTCAAACAATAAGCAAGCACAGCAACCATATTTTTTAAGTAATACCCAGTTGTGATACATCCTTGGACATCAAAGAGTCGTACAAACGGAAATAACTAGCTATTGATACCATCAAGGGACTTCCAAATTGAACTGGATTTCAGTGAGTGGAAAAAAATAAGGACAGCACATCCAATATATTCTCTTGCTCATAAAAGCAAGAGATAGTAAATGTCAAAATCGAGTCGATACATCTGTATTCAATAAGAGTACTGCAAAATAAGACGAGGCACAGAAACTGCTAGCATTTCTGCAACTATATATCACCTACTtaatataaaaagaattataTGTCGAAGCAAAGAATCATAGGCCACCTATCCCTACATCCCAATCGTGATAAacaaaaactgaagaaaaataacGGTTCGTGTCTATTTAGCCCAAGCAACTGAATCAATCTCAGCTTGAGCAGATCTGTACAACTCTAGTCTCTTTGCTATAGAAACACGACGCTGCATTATAGCTGGATCCTCATCCAACAAAGTACCCAGCTGTTTCCCCTACAAAAAAAAAGGTTGGAAAGTGGagcacatattattatatacatCAAAGTCACCATCATTGTTACTCTTTCTTCTCCCACAGCTGAACAAACCCCACCCCAACCACCCAAAACACTTTGACCAAGCAAGAAAATGGAGTTTTCAGGTTAGTTGAACAGTGAGGTGCAAAATTCTCACCTCCTTCTTTCCCAACTCTGTGAAGAAATGATCAAGCAAACTGCGTTTGGCTTCCCGTACTTGACAATAAACAACAGACTTAGGAATGGAATTCCTCAAACTAGCACAAACCATATTGACATAAGACAAGACATTCGATCCTGTTGAAAAGAGCCCATCAgaggaaataatcaaaataattcatAATCAATAACACCTGATCAGAAGACTAATTGAAAGACAATTGAATTTCAAGGAAAAGGTTAATTCAAAACTCACCAATTCTTCGAAGATAGGATTCATTGTACCGGTCAAAAATTGAGTGTGTTGGATTCCCTCCCTTCTCAATATCTTGAGGAAGTTTCCGGAAGAAATCCACTGTCAGGTAACTACACTCCATTTCAACAAGCTGTAGAGTTGCTTTTTTGCTTTCATCCCTCATCCTTTCCAATGATTCAACAGCTGCACCATTGACCTCAACTCTAAGAGAGGGATATTGCTTTAGCTCCTGTAAATAACAAAGACCCAGTATATGCATTCATTTACCAAAAGATAATCAAAGTAACAAGAGAATACTTGGACTTTTTCCGTGTTGAAAATCACTGAGCACAGTGCTTTACTGGGATTTATTTGCTTAACTCACCAGAATGAATTTTTAAATCCTAAATGAGAATGGCTAAGATTCATCGCATATGTTATTTAGCCTTTCATATATATCAAACTCAGAATAGTAATTTAAAATGGCAagtgaacatactgtagtctcaCTAATTGACTTGTGAACCAGATCCTTCAGTATAGCATGAACCTGAAAGCATCCAGATGAAATAGTCAAGTAAATATTTTTCCTCAACTACACAAGAATGTACTAATCAGGCCATTATGTTTAATCAAAAATCCCTTGTGTATTTCAGAGATTACTATAATTAAATAAAGTCGAGCAAACAAAATACTCCACAAGTAATTCTCTTTCACCATTAAGCACTTAACAACGTAGCAGTTGCCAAACTATCTCAGCTTGAAACATATAAATGCAATTGATGCTTAAATCCTGGTGGGATTGAGATAGTTCAACTTTTAGAACTTTTAGAATAATACagaataaaagtaaataaaagcTCATTGTTGTTATTCCAGAAGAAAGTGAGTTCACCATAGCatacattttatttttctcacaagtTCTCATTTTTAAGGAGAAACAACTGGTTTCTAGGTCTTGAAATGTTTGCATGATATTTAAATACCCATTCAAGTTTAGCTTACATCTTTCTTGAAGAATGTCTCAAATACtaagaaaaatcaaatttgatttaaAACCAAAGCAACCCGAAATGACAAATCGCAGACATTAGGTTTCTTGTTTGCGACATTAGTcctaaatatttatgaaatatcaCATTCAATAGTGAGCGATCATTGCCCATCAAGAGTTCAAAGTCAGAGATCATATTCAACAGTCTTATTATCATAACCTCCTAATtgaaaaagaaaactgaaataaGAATCACGAGAAGGCGGAGGAAAAGACAAAGAAGAAGTGAAAGGGGGGACCTGGAAGGGAATCCTCAACACTCAGGGTAAAAAAGAAGCTAATTGGAATCATTCATGCAGAGCTAGGGACCTAGAACGGAATCCTTAACATCCAGggaaccccaaaaaaaaaaagaggaagaaaaagctAATTGAAGGCATTCATGCAGAGTTATCTCATTAGACTCAATTGTCGAAGCATGTCAGAGAAAATTTAATTGTGTACCGCATCAACAGCTGCTTCAGCAGGGCCCTTGATAGAAATCAAGGAGGATTCAATAAGACGGCGATATCCTTGCTCAGGAGCAATCAGATGGGGTTGATATCCATCAGCTTCAGTTATAAGTTTCCTTACATTGTCCATTGAAAGCTGCTTATCAAATTGCAATCTTTTCAATGCAGCTGGGAGCTGACTATCAAAGACATTATAAATTTTATCTCCACCTGGTCGTCTGCAACGAAAATAAGATTAGAACAAAGCAGCACTGCTAGATTAAAAGGACATACGCAACAAGGAATACTTACACTCCATCAAGATGTTCTTTGAAGATCCCATCAAAAGTACGACAGACTTCCATAACCATGTACAATTTTCCCTGCATTGATAAATGTAAACGTACGTAAACAAACTAACATGAAAAGTAGAGAACCAACTCATTTCAGCTAGAGTAAAATCTGTCAGGCAAAATTTGATAACCAATTGACAGAAAATTCAAGATGATACTTACTCCAGCATCGGTTGCAATGGGTTTCCCAAGACGGCTCAGTTCATTTTCTAGTTCAATAATGGTCTTGTTGATAAGAGACTGAAGACCTGGAATTCTTGACTTGATAACAGTCTCCAAATGCTAAATATGCatcaagaaaatcaaacaaaacaGTTAGTACTCAATAAACTGAAAATCATAACTAGTAGCCTGTTTGCCCAAGCTTTTGGGAGGCCGAAAGTGGTTCCAAAAATG contains:
- the LOC107839311 gene encoding dynamin-related protein 5A → MENLIQLVNRLQRACTALGDHGEESALPTLWDALPSIAVVGGQSSGKSSVLESIVGKDFLPRGSGIVTRRPLVLQLHRIEEGSREYAEFGHLPRKRFTDFAAVRKEIADETDRETGRSKQISSVPIYLSIYSPNVVNLTLIDLPGLTKVAVEGQSDSIVADIESMVRAYIEKPNCIILAVSPANQDLATSDAIKISREVDPKGERTFGVLTKIDLMDKGTDAVDILEGRAYKLQFPWIGVVNRSQADINKNVDMIAARRREKEYFSSTPEYRHLASRMGSEHLGRVMSKHLETVIKSRIPGLQSLINKTIIELENELSRLGKPIATDAGGKLYMVMEVCRTFDGIFKEHLDGVRPGGDKIYNVFDSQLPAALKRLQFDKQLSMDNVRKLITEADGYQPHLIAPEQGYRRLIESSLISIKGPAEAAVDAVHAILKDLVHKSISETTELKQYPSLRVEVNGAAVESLERMRDESKKATLQLVEMECSYLTVDFFRKLPQDIEKGGNPTHSIFDRYNESYLRRIGSNVLSYVNMVCASLRNSIPKSVVYCQVREAKRSLLDHFFTELGKKEGKQLGTLLDEDPAIMQRRVSIAKRLELYRSAQAEIDSVAWAK